In the Petrotoga sp. 9PWA.NaAc.5.4 genome, one interval contains:
- a CDS encoding dihydroxyacetone kinase subunit DhaK: MKKFINNPDDVVKDQVEGFIKCHQEIIEKTANPRVLKYKKSPILGKVGIVTGGGSGHLPAFIGYIGENMVDAVAIGEIFSSPTPQAFLDAIIASESGKGVACLFGNYAGDKMNVKLAIKMAKAKGIEVRTVVANDDVSSAPKEEKERRRGGGGEILMWKIAGAKSSEGGQLDEVIDVAQKTVDNMRSIGVGLFPCTIPAFGKPNFEIEEGKMEIGIGHHGEKGLEIMDLKPSKVIANIMLDKIIPDLPFYEGDEVVVMLSGLGATPVEELYILYSDIYNELKNKNIVAYKSYVGNFYTSLDMGGAFLTLLKLDEELKRLVDLNAYSVGLKQF; this comes from the coding sequence ATGAAAAAATTCATAAATAATCCTGACGACGTAGTTAAAGACCAAGTTGAAGGGTTTATAAAATGTCATCAAGAAATAATTGAGAAAACTGCAAATCCAAGGGTATTAAAATATAAAAAATCCCCCATTTTGGGGAAGGTAGGTATTGTGACAGGGGGAGGTTCTGGTCATTTACCAGCGTTTATTGGGTATATAGGAGAAAATATGGTGGATGCTGTTGCCATAGGAGAGATTTTTTCTTCTCCTACTCCTCAAGCTTTTCTTGATGCGATAATTGCTTCAGAATCCGGCAAAGGAGTAGCATGTTTATTTGGTAATTACGCAGGAGATAAAATGAATGTAAAACTTGCAATTAAAATGGCTAAAGCAAAAGGAATAGAAGTAAGAACTGTCGTAGCAAATGATGATGTTTCTTCTGCTCCAAAAGAGGAAAAAGAAAGACGAAGAGGTGGAGGTGGAGAAATATTAATGTGGAAAATAGCCGGAGCAAAGTCTTCAGAGGGGGGACAATTAGATGAAGTAATAGATGTAGCACAAAAAACAGTTGATAACATGAGAAGTATTGGTGTAGGGTTATTTCCCTGTACAATTCCAGCGTTTGGGAAACCAAATTTTGAAATAGAAGAAGGAAAGATGGAAATAGGAATAGGTCATCATGGAGAAAAAGGATTAGAGATAATGGATTTAAAGCCTTCTAAAGTTATCGCAAATATTATGTTAGACAAAATAATCCCTGATTTACCTTTTTATGAAGGAGACGAAGTGGTAGTTATGCTTTCAGGTTTAGGTGCGACACCCGTTGAAGAGTTATATATTTTATATAGCGATATATATAATGAATTAAAGAACAAAAATATAGTTGCTTACAAATCTTATGTTGGGAATTTTTATACTTCGCTTGATATGGGAGGGGCTTTCTTGACATTGCTTAAATTGGATGAAGAATTGAAAAGATTAGTTGATCTGAATGCATATAGTGTGGGGCTAAAACAATTTTAA
- a CDS encoding ABC transporter permease: MKKNILTESLKNRNIILLFIFIVIFLYFSIFTRDFFNYYNIVNLTKYGVEIGLLALAETLIIISGKGGIDLSIGSILSLSAMTIGVLGGRMGINIWISVLVGIGVATLAGLLNGIAVSLIKIPPLLVTLSTMYIYDSIALLISMDQYGNAMPISNFPENYLFLGQKDLFNIPLQLIIVFIPIIIILHLILSKTVYGKRLYAIGSNDKVAKFSGIPNNRVRIIAYTLGGFLAGIAAMVMTSRIASARPDLGANLNLRAITIAVLGGTNIIGGEGTIIGTVIAIFLITVLNNGMQLSGVNPIWQDGVLGIILVASAIVNFIIYKKMNSSKS, encoded by the coding sequence ATGAAAAAGAATATTCTGACAGAATCTTTGAAGAACAGAAATATTATTTTACTATTTATATTTATTGTAATTTTTCTTTATTTTTCTATATTTACACGAGATTTTTTTAATTATTACAATATTGTCAACTTGACAAAGTATGGTGTAGAAATCGGATTGTTAGCTTTAGCAGAAACTTTAATTATAATCTCTGGTAAGGGAGGTATTGATTTATCCATCGGTTCTATTTTAAGTTTAAGTGCAATGACAATAGGAGTCCTTGGTGGAAGAATGGGAATTAATATATGGATTTCTGTCTTAGTGGGTATTGGAGTCGCTACTTTAGCTGGGCTATTAAATGGGATTGCTGTTTCTTTGATAAAAATTCCACCTTTGCTTGTTACTCTATCAACCATGTATATATATGATTCTATTGCTTTACTTATATCTATGGATCAATATGGAAACGCCATGCCAATTTCTAATTTTCCTGAAAATTATTTGTTTTTAGGTCAAAAAGATTTATTTAATATTCCTCTTCAATTGATAATTGTTTTCATTCCTATAATAATAATTCTTCATTTGATTTTATCGAAAACGGTCTATGGTAAACGGCTTTATGCTATAGGATCAAATGACAAAGTTGCTAAATTTTCTGGAATACCTAACAACAGAGTAAGAATCATTGCCTATACTTTAGGGGGATTTTTAGCTGGAATAGCCGCAATGGTTATGACTTCAAGAATAGCTAGTGCAAGGCCAGATTTAGGAGCTAATTTGAATTTGAGAGCAATTACAATAGCTGTATTAGGTGGGACTAATATTATTGGAGGAGAAGGAACAATAATCGGTACTGTAATTGCAATATTTTTAATAACCGTACTAAATAATGGTATGCAGCTTTCTGGAGTTAATCCAATATGGCAAGACGGAGTTTTAGGTATAATCCTTGTTGCAAGTGCAATAGTTAATTTTATCATTTATAAAAAAATGAATAGTTCAAAAAGCTAA